GCCCCTATGTCCGGAGAACCTGAAGGACGTGCAGGTCCGGCGCGCGCGGCCGGACGCCGGGGTGGCGGGCCGGGCCGTCACCGGCGGGCGGGTCGAGGCGCGGCAGCCGGCCCTCCGCGTGGAGCGGGGGGTCGAGCGGGGGCGCACTGAGCACCGCGGGGGAGAGGGAGGGGACGAGGGAGCAGCCGCCGCGGTCGTACGGACAGATGTACTCGGCCACGACCGTCGAGGCCCGCGCGCCGTACGTGTCCGGCGTCGCCGCGTGATGCGGATCGGTACCGGGCCCGGGACCCAGACAGACAAAGAGCGCGGCGAGGAGCGTCGCCACGGCACTCACCAGTGCCATGGGACGCGCGTGTCGGAACAGGCGTACGAGCCGCGTGGCCCCCATGGGCGCAGATCGTAGTGGGCGCGGACCCTCTGTGGGCCGAATGGGGTACCAATCGGTGCCGGTGAACGGCCACGACACGATCGGACGACCGCCGTCCGCCGCCCTCCCGTTACCTGCGTCACACCCGAGCAGGCACTATGGGTACGCAACGTGCGCGAAACCATGTGGTGGGATGCTCAGGTGCCCCCCGATGTATCGGAGGCGGTGGGAGCAGGCGGCCTGACCAGCAAGGATGGGTGTGGAAATGGACAAGCAGCAGGAATTCGTGCTCCGTACGCTCGAGGAGCGCGACATCCGCTTCGTACGCCTGTGGTTCACCGACGTGCTGGGCTTCCTGAAGTCGGTGGCCGTGGCGCCCGCCGAGCTTGAGCAGGCCTTCGACGAGGGCATCGGGTTCGACGGCTCGGCGATCGAGGGCTTCGCCCGCGTATACGAATCGGACATGATCGCCAAGCCGGATCCGGGGACCTTCCAGATCCTGCCGTGGCGCGCCGAGGCCCCGGGTACGGCGCGGATGTTCTGCGACATCCTGATGCCGGACGGGTCGCCGTCCTTCGCGGACCCGCGCTACGTCCTGAAGCGGGCCCTGGCCAAGACCTCGGACCTGGGCTTCACCTTCTACACGCACCCCGAGATCGAGTTCTTCCTCCTGAAGGACAAGCCGCTCGACGGCACGCGGCCCACCCCGGCCGACAACTCGGGCTACTTCGACCACACCCCGCAGAACGTGGGCATGGACTTCCGCCGCCAGGCGATCACGATGCTCGAATCGATGGGCATCTCGGTGGAGTTCTCCCACCACGAGGGCGCGCCGGGCCAGCAGGAGATCGACCTCCGCTACGCGGACGCCCTCTCCACGGCGGACAACATCATGACGTTCCGCCTGGTCATGAAGCAGGTCGCCCTGGAGCAGGGCGTCCAGGCCACCTTCATGCCGAAGCCGTTCTCGGACTACCCGGGCTCGGGCATGCACACGCACCTGTCGCTCTTCGAGGGCGACCGGAACGCCTTCTACGAGTCGGGCGCCGAGTACCAGCTCTCCAAGGTGGGCCGCTCCTTCATCGCGGGCCTCCTGAAGCACGCGGGCGAGATCTCCGCCGTCACCAACCAGTGGGTCAACTCGTACAAGCGCATCTGGGGCGGCTCCTCCCGCACGGCCGGCTCGGGCGGGGAGGCCCCCTCGTACATCTGCTGGGGCCACAACAACCGCTCGGCCCTCATCCGCGTCCCCATGTACAAGCCGGGCAAGACGGGTTCGTCCCGCGTCGAGGTCCGCTCCATCGACTCGGGCGCCAACCCCTACCTGACGTACGCGGTCCTCCTCGCGGCCGGCCTCAAGGGCATCGAAGAGGGCTACGAACTCCCGGCAGGCGCCGACGACGACGTCTGGGCCCTCTCCGACGCGGAACGCCGCGCGATGGGCATCGAGCCGCTCCCGCAGAACCTGGGCGAGGCGATCGCCCTGATGGAGAAGAGCGAACTGGTCGCGGAGACGCTCGGCGAGCACGTCTTCGACTTCTTCCTCCGCAACAAGAAGCAGGAGTGGGAGGAGTACCGGAGCGAGGTCACCGCCTTCGAACTCCGCAAGAACCTCCCGGTGCTGTAAGGGGCCGACGATCCGGGCCGGTGGCGGTCGGCCATCGGCCTGCCGGCTGCCGGCTGCCGGAGGCGGAGGAAATGCGTTGCCCGGTGGGCGGGGGCGGATCAGACTGCACCGGTGAAGATCACTTCTGTCGCCACCGAGCGGCTCGTACTGCATCCGTTGAGCGTGGGGGAGGCCGAGCGGATCGTCGCTCGTGAGCCTGCGGACCAGGACCTCTGGGGGGACGGGTATCCCGGGGACGGGGACGTGCGGTCGAGCACCGGATTTCTGCGGGGGGTTGCCGAGCGGGGGGATCCGGGGGTGTTCCGGCCCTACACGATACGGCTCCTCGAAAGCGGGGTCACCGTCGGCGGGATCGGGTTCCACGGGCCGCCGGACGAGCTCGGGGTCGCCACCATCGGGTACGGGCTCGTGCCCGGGGCGCGCGGGAACGGGTACGCCTCCGAGGCGCTGCGGGCGCTCCTTGAGATCGCCCGGCAGGCCGGCGCCGAAGGCGTGAAGGGGGACGCCGACCTCGACAACCCGGCCTCCCACCGGGTGATGGAGGCCGCCGGGATGCCCTGTGTGGCCGAGGACGACAAGCTGCGCCACTTCTACGTGGGGTTCTAGGGGCTGCCGTTCGCGCTAGCGTTTGTCGGCATGTCGGACGTCCCCTCCCGTGTCTGGTACGCCGCCTACGGCTCCAACACGCATGCCGAGCGCCTCGGGTACTACCTCGCGGGCGGCCGGCCGCCCGGGGCCGCGCGGGCCTTTCCCGGGTGCCGGGATCCGCGCGCGCCCGAGGCTTCCGTGGCCCTCCTGCTGCCCGGGCGCGTGTACTTCGCGACCGAGTCGCCCGTGTGGGGCGGCGGCCGGGCCTTCTACGACCCCGCCGCCGACGGCACCGCCTGGGCTGTCGCCCACCTGCTCACCGTCGGGCAGTTCTCCGACATCGCCGCGCAGGAGATGTACCGGCCGCCCGGCAAAGACCTCGACCTCACGGAGGTGCTCGCGAGCGGGCGTTGTTCACTCGGGCCGGGGCGGTACGAGACCCTCGTCTGCGCCGGGTTCCTCGATCACGGTGACGGTGAGAGGGACGGTCTGCCCGTGCTCACCTTCACCGCCCCGCGGCCGCTGCCCCCGCGGCCGCCCTCCGCCGCGTACCTCCGGTACCTCGCCGCCGGGCTGCACGACGCCGGGGCCTGGCGGCCCGCCGAGGTCGCCGCCTATCTCGCCGGCTGCCCCGGCGCGGCCGGGCACTGGACCGCGGAGGCCGTCGCCGCCCTCAGCGTTCCGACAGCTCCGACGGGGCCTCCTGGACCAGCCAGCCGTTGCCGTCCGGGTCCTCGAAGGTCATGAACGAGTTCCAGGTGTCGCCCTTCCCGTTCTCCCAGCCCGTCGCGCCGACGTGCATCACCGGCGAGACGTCGACGCCCCGGCCCACCAGCTCCGCCCGCGCCGCCTCGATGTCCGTGACGCAGAGCTGGAGGCCGTGCAGGGTGCCGGGGGCCATCTCCTTCGTGCCCGGCATCGCCGGCATGCCGCTCAGCAGCGCGATCGAACAGCGCGAGCCCGGCGGCGTCACCTGGACGATCCGCACGCCCGGCGCCACCTCGCTGTCCAGGTCGATCTTGAAGCCGCACTTGTCGCCGTAGAACTCCTTGGCCCGGTCGATGTCGGTCACGGGGACCGGGACGACCTCCAGGGTCCAGTTCACGTCTGCTCCTCTGCTCCGAAACGCCAGCGGGTCTGGCCGAACGGCTCACCCTTGGCGAAGCCGAAGACCGTACGAGGCGCGACCGCGAACACCAGGGCCGTACCACCGTCGCCCACGAACGCACCGTCCCGCACCTCGAATCGCCAAAGCGGGCCGTACTTCTCGACGTACGCCTCCGCCAGCTCCCGCAGCCGTTCCTCGTCCGTCACCCGGACCGCCTCGCCCTCGACGACGAGGTCGAGGCCCTCGTCGAGGGCGGGGGAGCCGGTGGTGAGGACCACCGACGGGTTCTCCGCGAGATTGCGGGCCTTGCGCTCGTCCGGCCCGGTGCAGAAGTGCAGGGCCCCCGCCGACCAGACCGCGATGAGCGGTGTGACATGCGGGCGGCCCTCCGGGCGGACCGTCGTCAGCCAGAAGACCTCGGCCGCCGCGAGCCGGGCGGCCGCGTCGGACCAGGGCCGCGGGGCCGCTTTCGGGTCGCTGTAGCGGGGGTCGAGGGAAGTACGCGGATCCATGACCGGCCGTCCTTTCGCCGTGGCCCACGGGAAGGGCCACACAGGGGAGACCGGTCCGCCCGACCGAACTCATCGGTCGGGCCGTGCCCGTACGTCCGGACTCAGCGGTCCGCGGGCGTCCAGTGCAGCCGGCCGTTCAGGCCGATCGCCGCGACCCCGTCCGTCCCCGCGTCGGGCGCCCCGGCGAACAGGAACCGCTCCAGCCGCCACGTCGGCCGCGTCCCGCCCCGGCCCAGCGGGGCCGTCGCCAGGACGCCGGTACGGGAGCGGACCGCGAGCATGCCGCCGACGTCCGCCGAGCCCGCGGGTCCCCCCACCGAGCCGCCGACCGTACCCCCGGCCGAACCGCTCACCGGGCCGAAGCCCGCGACGCCGCCCGCCAGCTCCCGCATCGGGGAGGCCAGGCCCGCGCCCGAGAAGTCGGCGGTCCGCAGGTCGTTGGAGGCCGGCTTGCGGAACCAGAGCCGTACGCCCTCGCCGCCCGGCGCCGCGTTCGCGCTCAGCGCCAGCGTCGTCGGCGGCAGGCCCGTCCGTACCGGACCCGTCAGCGGTCCGCCGGGGCGCTGCGCAGCCCACGCCAGGACGGTGGTCGGGGTGCTCGCGAAGACGTACCCGCGGCCCGTCGCGTCGGTCGCCGCCACCGGGTCGCCGTGCACATCGGCGCCGCCGAGCGCCCGCCACGGACCCCACCGGCCGTCCGCGCCCTGCTCGCGCGCCACGAGCCGGTGAGCGCTGTCCCGCAGGACCAGGGTCGCCCGGCCGTCGAGGCCCAGGGTCACGGCGGGCGCGCTGATGTCGGAGGTGCCCCCGACGTCGTCCCGCTCGGGCGTACCGAGCGAACGCCACGGGCCGAAGGCGCCGCCGGGGCTGCCGGGGCTGCCGGAGTCGCCCGCGCCGCCCGTCGTCGTCTGCTCGGTCGTCACGACCTCGCGCCGGTAGTCCGCCGGGCCGGCGCCGAGCGTCGTCCGGGTGCCGAAGACGGCCAGCCGGCCGTCGGGCAGCAGCGTGGAGGTGACCCCGCTGTCCAGGCCGCCGCCGGGCAGCAGGACGGGCCCCTGCCACGCCGCCTCGCCCGCCGCCTTCCGCCAGGTCGCGAGGCGCCCGTCGAGGACGGAGAAGGCGTGCAGCGCGCCGCCCCGGTCGCGCTGCACCCAGGAGGTGGAGGTGCCCCGGGCGTACCGGATGGTCTGCGCCCAGCCCCGGCCCGCGGGCCGCGCGGCCACCTTCAGGTCGCCGCAGCCCGAGACGGTCCCGCAGTCGTTGACGCCGTCCATCCACGCGTACGTCTTGAGGGTCTTCAGCTTCGCGTCCGCCGTCTCGGGGTCGAGGGTGTGCGGCAGGACGCTGGTCGGGTAGCCGAGGTAGTTCTGCACGCCGACGTGCGGGTGCCCGGGTATCTCCGCGTACCGGGCGAGCGCGGCCTGGACGAACCGCGCCCCGTACAGGTGGTCCTGATGGTCCTGGTAGCGGTCCGTGCCGGCGACCTTGCCGGAGGTCGGGTCCTGCATCCGGACGAAGGTCGGCCGGAAACGCTCCAGGACCCCGGCCACCGTCGCGACGACCTGGTCCTTGGTGTACGTGAAGTCCGCCGCGACCGGGGTGCCGGAGGCGCGCTGGGAGGCGAGCGCGGATATCCGGCCGTGCCACAGGCCGTTCAGGCTCTCGGGGCGGTCGCCGTTGGTCGCCCCGGCCTCGCGCATCTGCAGCCAGACCAGCTTCACGTGCGGCTTCGCCCGCAGGGTGTCCAGCTCCGCGGTCGCGCCGCCGGCCGTGGGGATCGCGACCCGTTCCCAGGGGCTGGTGCGGCTGCCGGTGGCCATCTCGGCGTACGCGGCGCGGATGCCGTTCTGCCGGGCCTCCGCGTACCCCGCCTTGTCGGGCGCGGCCCCGGCGGCGTCGCGCGGACGGGCGTTGACGCCGTCCGACTCGCCGGAGGTGAGGTAGACGGAGGTCAGGGCGTTGCCGGAGCGGATGGACTGGGAGGTGTCCGGGTTCATGAAGAACAGGTCGTCGTCGGGGTGCGCCACGATCTGCACCACGGACGCGCCGTCGGAGGCGGCGGCCGGCGCCTCCGGCGCGCGCTCCTTCGCCCGCGCCTCGACCGGGCGGACCTTCCCCTCCTCCGGCGTGTGCACGGGCGGGGTGGCCGACGCCGCCGAGGAGTCCGGCGCCGTCGTCACCGACAGCAGACCGGCGAAGGTGCCGCCCACCAGGACGGTCGTCACGGCCGTCGTGACGACCCTGCGGCGGGAGCCCCCGCGGCGGGAGGAGGCGGCGGGACGGCGGGTGAGACGGACGGGCATCGGTGTCGGCGCGCTTTCACAGAAGGACGGGAGAGAGGACGGCGCGCGGGGGTGGTGCACGCACACAACAAGACGGACTTTCAAGAAATACGGTTCATCGGGCCCGAAAAGCGATCAATGTGCGAGATGTCACGTGTGATCCGCTTCGATCCGAAGGCCTGAGCGCCTGCGCTCCCCACTCCGGATAGGCTCGATAGGCTCGACCTCCCGGGCCCGACCTTGTGGGAGACCTGGGATGGACCTGCTTGGAGGGAGCGGTCGGATGACGGTGCCGGGACGCAGAAGCAGTACTTTCTCACGTCTGCTGCGCCACGGATTCACCGATCCGTCCGGGGCCGAACGGCTCCTCGACGTACCCGAGCTGGCCGCCCTCCGCGGCGACGCCGTCCTCCTCGACGCCCTCGGCGCCACCGCCGACCCCGATCTGGCCCTCCGCGGCCTGGTCCGGCTCGTCGAGGCCCAGCCCGAGACCGAGCGGCAGACCCTCACCGCCACCCTGCTCTCCGCCAAGCCCTTCCGGGACCGGCTCCTCGGGGTACTCGGCGCCTCCGAGGCCCTCGCCGACCACCTGGCCCGCCACCCCCGCGACTGGGAGTCCCTCGTCACGTACGAGGCGGCCGACCTGCACCCGGGCGTCGCCGAGTTCGAGCACGGGCTCGCCGATGCCACCGACGCCGTCTCGCTCCGCGTCGCCTACCGCCGCTGCCTGCTCGCCATCGCGGCCCGTGACGTGTGCGGCACCATCGACCTCGCCGAGACGGCCGCCGAGCTCGCCGACCTGGCGACGGCGACGCTGCGCGCCGCGCTCGCCATCGCCCGCACGGCCGAGCCCGCCGACGCCGCCCAGTGCCGGCTCTCCGTGATCGCGATGGGCAAGTGCGGCGGCCACGAGCTCAACTACGTCTCCGACGTGGACGTGATCTTCGTCGGGGAGCCCGTCGAAGGCGCCGACGAGGGCAAGGCGCTCCAGGCCGCGACCCGGCTCGCCTCGCACCTCATGCGGATCTGCTCCGAGACCAACATCGAGGGCACGATCTGGCCGGTCGACGCCAACCTCCGCCCCGAGGGCCGCAACGGCCCCCTCGTCCGCACCCTCTCCTCCCACCTCGCCTACTACCAGCGCTGGGCGAAGACCTGGGAGTTCCAGGCGCTCCTGAAGGCGCGCGCCGTGGCCGGCGACCCGGAGCTCGGCGCCCAGTACATCGACGCCGTCTCCCCGCTCGTCTGGCAGGCCGCCGAGCGCGAGAACTTCGTCCCCGACGTGCAGAAGATGCGCCGCCGGGTCGTCGACAACATCCCCGCCGCCCAGGTCGAGCGCGAGCTCAAGCTCGGCCCCGGCGGCCTGCGGGACGTCGAGTTCGCCGTCCAGCTCCTCCAGCTCGTGCACGGCCGCAGCGACGCCGGCCTGCACAGCGGCAAGACCCTGGACGCGCTCGCCGCGCTCGCCGCCGGCGGCTACGTCGGCCGCGCGGACGCGGCCCAGCTCGACGAGGCGTACCGCTTCCTGCGGGCCATGGAGCACCGCATCCAGCTGTACCGGCTGCGCCGCACCCACCTCGTCCCCGAGGACGAGGCCGACCTGCGCCGCCTCGGCCGCTCCCTCGGCCTGCGCACCGACCCGGTCACCGCGCTCAACAAGGAGTGGAAGCGGCACGCGGCCGTCGTCCGCCGACTGCACGAGAAGCTCTTCTACCGGCCTCTGCTCGACGCCGTCGCCCAGCTCGCCCCCGGCGAGATCCGGCTCAGCCCGAAGGCGGCGGGCCAGCGCCTCGAAGCCCTCGGCTACCAGGACCCGGCCGCCGCCCTGCGTCACCTGGAGGCGCTCTCCGCCGGCGTCAGCCGCAAGGCCGCGATCCAGCGGACGCTGCTGCCGGTGCTCCTCGGCTGGTTCGCCGACTCGGCCGACCCGGACGCCGGCCTCCTCGGCTTCCGCAAGGTCTCGGACGCCCTCGGCAAGACCCCCTGGTACCTCCGGCTCCTCCGCGACGAGGGCGCCGCCGCCGAGAACCTCGCCCGGGTGCTCTCCGCCGGCCGCCTCGCCCCCGATCTGCTGCTCCGCGCCCCCGAGGCGGTCGCCATCCTCGGCGACCCGGAGGGGCTGAAGCCGCGCGGCCGGGACCACCTGGAGCAGGAGGTCCTGGCGGCCGTGGGCCGCGCGGACGACGCCGAGCAGGCGGTCGCGGCGGCCCGCGGGGTGCGCCGCAGGGAGCTGTTCCGTACCACCGCGGCCGATCTCATCGGCTCGTACGGCACCGAGGACAACCCCCGCGAGTCCGACCCCGGCGCGCTGGTCGACCGCGTGGGGGAGGCCGTCACCGACCTCAACGCGGCGACGATCGCCGGCGCCCTGCGGGCCGTCGTGCGCGCCGAGTGGGGCGACACCCTCCCGACCCGGTTCGCCGTCATCGGCATGGGCCGCTTCGGCGGCCACGAGCTGGGCTACGGCTCCGACGCCGACGTGCTGTTCGTGCACGAGCCGCGCGAGGGCGTCGACGACCAGGAGGCGGCGAAGGCCGCGAACAGGGTGGTCGCGGAGATGCGGCGACTGCTCCAGCTCCCCACCGCCGACCCGCCGTTGCTGATCGACGCGGACCTCAGGCCGGAGGGCAAGAGCGGGCCCCTCGTCCGCACCCTGAAGTCGTACGAGGCCTACTACCGCCGCTGGTCACTCGTCTGGGAGAGCCAGGCCCTGCTGCGCGCCGAACCCATGGCGGGCGACCGGGAGCTGGCCGACCGGTTCATCGAGCTCGTCGACCCGCTGCGCTACCCGGCCGAGGGCCTCGGCGAGGACGCGGTCCGCGAGATCCGCCGCCTCAAGGCCCGCATGGAGTCCGAGCGGCTGCCGCGCGGCGCCGACCCGACGCTCCACGCCAAGCTGGGGCGCGGCGGCCTGAGCGATGTCGAGTGGACGGTCCAGCTGCTTCAGATGCGGCACGGCTGGGCGGAACCGGGGCTGCGGACGACCCGTACCCGCGAGGCCCTCGCGGCCGCGCACGCGGCGGGCCTGATCCCGACGGACGAGGCGCAGACCCTCGACGAGGCCTGGGTCCTCGCCACCCGCGTCCGCAACGCGGTGATGCTGGTCCGCGGCCGCCCCGGCGACACCTTCCCCTCGGACCCGCGCGAACTCGCCGCGGTCGGACGGTACTTGGGCTACGTCCCCGGCCACGTCGGGGAACTGGTCGACGACTACCGCCGCGTCACCCGCCGCGCCAGGGCCATCGTCGAGGAACTGTTCTACGGGGCGTAGGAGTTCTCATTTCAGGTACGGGGCGAGCAGGGTGCTCCACGCCTTCTGCATCTGCGTGTACTCGCCGGGGCAGCGGACGGCGCGGGACTCCGGAAGGAAGCCCTCGGGGTTGGCCTCGGTGCGGACCACGAACTCGTAGGTCTCCGGGTCGGAGCCGTACAGCCAGCAGATGGCGTTGTAGTAGCGCTGCGAGTCCAGGGCGTGCTCGTCGGCGACCTTGTCGCCGAGGTCGCCCTGCTCGGAGAGTTCGGCGAGGGCGCCCCACGCCTCG
The sequence above is a segment of the Streptomyces sp. NBC_01255 genome. Coding sequences within it:
- a CDS encoding bifunctional [glutamine synthetase] adenylyltransferase/[glutamine synthetase]-adenylyl-L-tyrosine phosphorylase, with product MTVPGRRSSTFSRLLRHGFTDPSGAERLLDVPELAALRGDAVLLDALGATADPDLALRGLVRLVEAQPETERQTLTATLLSAKPFRDRLLGVLGASEALADHLARHPRDWESLVTYEAADLHPGVAEFEHGLADATDAVSLRVAYRRCLLAIAARDVCGTIDLAETAAELADLATATLRAALAIARTAEPADAAQCRLSVIAMGKCGGHELNYVSDVDVIFVGEPVEGADEGKALQAATRLASHLMRICSETNIEGTIWPVDANLRPEGRNGPLVRTLSSHLAYYQRWAKTWEFQALLKARAVAGDPELGAQYIDAVSPLVWQAAERENFVPDVQKMRRRVVDNIPAAQVERELKLGPGGLRDVEFAVQLLQLVHGRSDAGLHSGKTLDALAALAAGGYVGRADAAQLDEAYRFLRAMEHRIQLYRLRRTHLVPEDEADLRRLGRSLGLRTDPVTALNKEWKRHAAVVRRLHEKLFYRPLLDAVAQLAPGEIRLSPKAAGQRLEALGYQDPAAALRHLEALSAGVSRKAAIQRTLLPVLLGWFADSADPDAGLLGFRKVSDALGKTPWYLRLLRDEGAAAENLARVLSAGRLAPDLLLRAPEAVAILGDPEGLKPRGRDHLEQEVLAAVGRADDAEQAVAAARGVRRRELFRTTAADLIGSYGTEDNPRESDPGALVDRVGEAVTDLNAATIAGALRAVVRAEWGDTLPTRFAVIGMGRFGGHELGYGSDADVLFVHEPREGVDDQEAAKAANRVVAEMRRLLQLPTADPPLLIDADLRPEGKSGPLVRTLKSYEAYYRRWSLVWESQALLRAEPMAGDRELADRFIELVDPLRYPAEGLGEDAVREIRRLKARMESERLPRGADPTLHAKLGRGGLSDVEWTVQLLQMRHGWAEPGLRTTRTREALAAAHAAGLIPTDEAQTLDEAWVLATRVRNAVMLVRGRPGDTFPSDPRELAAVGRYLGYVPGHVGELVDDYRRVTRRARAIVEELFYGA
- a CDS encoding PIG-L family deacetylase; this encodes MPVRLTRRPAASSRRGGSRRRVVTTAVTTVLVGGTFAGLLSVTTAPDSSAASATPPVHTPEEGKVRPVEARAKERAPEAPAAASDGASVVQIVAHPDDDLFFMNPDTSQSIRSGNALTSVYLTSGESDGVNARPRDAAGAAPDKAGYAEARQNGIRAAYAEMATGSRTSPWERVAIPTAGGATAELDTLRAKPHVKLVWLQMREAGATNGDRPESLNGLWHGRISALASQRASGTPVAADFTYTKDQVVATVAGVLERFRPTFVRMQDPTSGKVAGTDRYQDHQDHLYGARFVQAALARYAEIPGHPHVGVQNYLGYPTSVLPHTLDPETADAKLKTLKTYAWMDGVNDCGTVSGCGDLKVAARPAGRGWAQTIRYARGTSTSWVQRDRGGALHAFSVLDGRLATWRKAAGEAAWQGPVLLPGGGLDSGVTSTLLPDGRLAVFGTRTTLGAGPADYRREVVTTEQTTTGGAGDSGSPGSPGGAFGPWRSLGTPERDDVGGTSDISAPAVTLGLDGRATLVLRDSAHRLVAREQGADGRWGPWRALGGADVHGDPVAATDATGRGYVFASTPTTVLAWAAQRPGGPLTGPVRTGLPPTTLALSANAAPGGEGVRLWFRKPASNDLRTADFSGAGLASPMRELAGGVAGFGPVSGSAGGTVGGSVGGPAGSADVGGMLAVRSRTGVLATAPLGRGGTRPTWRLERFLFAGAPDAGTDGVAAIGLNGRLHWTPADR
- a CDS encoding pyridoxamine 5'-phosphate oxidase family protein, with the protein product MDPRTSLDPRYSDPKAAPRPWSDAAARLAAAEVFWLTTVRPEGRPHVTPLIAVWSAGALHFCTGPDERKARNLAENPSVVLTTGSPALDEGLDLVVEGEAVRVTDEERLRELAEAYVEKYGPLWRFEVRDGAFVGDGGTALVFAVAPRTVFGFAKGEPFGQTRWRFGAEEQT
- a CDS encoding glutamine synthetase family protein; this translates as MDKQQEFVLRTLEERDIRFVRLWFTDVLGFLKSVAVAPAELEQAFDEGIGFDGSAIEGFARVYESDMIAKPDPGTFQILPWRAEAPGTARMFCDILMPDGSPSFADPRYVLKRALAKTSDLGFTFYTHPEIEFFLLKDKPLDGTRPTPADNSGYFDHTPQNVGMDFRRQAITMLESMGISVEFSHHEGAPGQQEIDLRYADALSTADNIMTFRLVMKQVALEQGVQATFMPKPFSDYPGSGMHTHLSLFEGDRNAFYESGAEYQLSKVGRSFIAGLLKHAGEISAVTNQWVNSYKRIWGGSSRTAGSGGEAPSYICWGHNNRSALIRVPMYKPGKTGSSRVEVRSIDSGANPYLTYAVLLAAGLKGIEEGYELPAGADDDVWALSDAERRAMGIEPLPQNLGEAIALMEKSELVAETLGEHVFDFFLRNKKQEWEEYRSEVTAFELRKNLPVL
- a CDS encoding VOC family protein; translated protein: MNWTLEVVPVPVTDIDRAKEFYGDKCGFKIDLDSEVAPGVRIVQVTPPGSRCSIALLSGMPAMPGTKEMAPGTLHGLQLCVTDIEAARAELVGRGVDVSPVMHVGATGWENGKGDTWNSFMTFEDPDGNGWLVQEAPSELSER
- a CDS encoding GNAT family N-acetyltransferase, whose amino-acid sequence is MKITSVATERLVLHPLSVGEAERIVAREPADQDLWGDGYPGDGDVRSSTGFLRGVAERGDPGVFRPYTIRLLESGVTVGGIGFHGPPDELGVATIGYGLVPGARGNGYASEALRALLEIARQAGAEGVKGDADLDNPASHRVMEAAGMPCVAEDDKLRHFYVGF
- a CDS encoding histone deacetylase, with amino-acid sequence MSDVPSRVWYAAYGSNTHAERLGYYLAGGRPPGAARAFPGCRDPRAPEASVALLLPGRVYFATESPVWGGGRAFYDPAADGTAWAVAHLLTVGQFSDIAAQEMYRPPGKDLDLTEVLASGRCSLGPGRYETLVCAGFLDHGDGERDGLPVLTFTAPRPLPPRPPSAAYLRYLAAGLHDAGAWRPAEVAAYLAGCPGAAGHWTAEAVAALSVPTAPTGPPGPASRCRPGPRRS